The nucleotide sequence aacaagcacactatcatcattgcaatgaccaccactactcaccctagcattaccttgtggcaatccacatgtaggtgaagtagaagaagttgagaaggcaacacggtcggaggaggagggagaacaatcatccccacaaatcttggacacaccatatttatcttgaagctttctccataactcatgagcatcccaaaacagcatgagttgaaatataactacattgctcaaagcataaAAAAggacattagaagcttgagcattgagataagagtttttctcatcctctaaagataatctttggagatcctttggaggagaaaaccccatatctacaattcgctctaaatttgggtccatgaccctaaagaggttaagcatgcgaattacccaaacatcaaaatttgtgccatcaaaactaagagtgtcagagaatcctaattgcctagtcgacatctttactctctaggtggttaagcctaacaaagagagacgaggctctgataccaattgaaagatcgaagatgtcgcctagaggggggggtgaatatgcgctttaaaataattacggttaaggcttgaacaaatgcggaataaacctagcgattaatttgtcaagcacaaaacctaaaacaactaggctcacctatgtgcaccaacaacttatgctaagcaagataagcaactatgtgatagcaagatatatgacaaagaacaatatggctatcacaaagtaaagtgcataagtaaagggcttgggAAAGAGTTAActgaggcacgcagagacgacgatgtatcctgaagttcacacccttgcggatgctaatctccgtttggagcggtgtggaggcacaatgctccccaagaagccactagggccaccgtaatctcctcactcccttgcacaatgcaagatgccgtgattccattaagggacccttgagggcggtcaccgaacccgtacaaatggcgacccttgggggcggtcaccgaatccgtacactttggcaacccttgggagaggtcaccggtacccgtcaaattgctcggggcgatctccacaacctaattggcgACCCAAcgttgcccggagctttacaccacaatgattgaactccgaacaacaccaaccgtctaggggaccaaggcacccaagaggaacaagctctagggtgtccaaacacccaagagtaacaagctcaagggtaccaagcacccaagagtaataagcttctcaacttgtaacttccacgtatcacgtggagaactcaaaccgatgcaccaaatgcaatggcaagggcacacggagtgcccaagtccatctctctcaaatcccaccgaagcaactaatgctagggaggaaggtgagaggaagaacaagaaggagaacaccaagaactccaagatctagatccaaggggttcccctcacatagaggagaaagtgattgatggacatgtggatctagatctcctctctcttttccctcaaaaactagcaagaatccatggagggattgagagttagcaagatcgaagaaggtcaacaatgggggaagaacacgagctcaagggataaggttcaatggggaagaagacccccttttataggtgggaaaaaatccaaccgttatgctcacagcccgcacagagcggtactaccgctccaaggagcggtactaccgctagggcggtagtaccccttcgaaacacaacatcgaggaggcaaaaaggccagaagaaccgtcggagcggtagtaccgcttgacctcgcggtactaccgctaggggtagcggtactattgctaagggtagcggtactactgcttgcgagcggtactaaaaaattacatccggacCTACCACCacaggacttgggacgagtttttggtccagagcggtactaccgttgtaggAGCCGCGGTAGCACCGCTCTGTAGAgttagtaaaaaattacatcctctccaattcgcggtagtaccgctgcagccttttcagaacaccaaaactgccacaacttttgcaaacggactccgaatttgatgaaaccaagtttgttggaaagctagagacaagggtaacacaatcttgaaagaaatatcaataagaagcaaattagaaaaggcccataagaaaatggtgagaacccttcctcggataagaccagtaaaacctccaacactgaaaacatcatagaagacgcatgcgaagtccgtttttgatgaactcaagcttgtcatcaagatgaccataagctctaagactcacaaagagaaccaaacaagaaccaagaaacaagatgcaaggatgcaatggtttgagctctctactaacgatacgatcaagctaccaacttgagagccgcccttgatagtacgacaaacgatcctataacccggtctcccaactaccaccatgagaccggtaaaatagaaaacctatcaagggaaaacctttgccttgcacatggtccacttgagctagatgatgacgatcttgactccctcaagttggaccaactttcttgattgcgttggctcgatgaagactagatgattgctcccccatagtacactatgggtgagccactcttcggctcatcttcgcaagtccattgtcaccaaatgggcggcaagcttcaagcacttgatctcttcatgatgcatcacttgaacttgcacaccgcatcctaaccccacaatgaactctcacaaagaccatgggttagtacacaaagtgtaattggcaatgcttaccataccatgggatcacttgatccctctcggtacatcttctacgctttgtgagttgatcaacttgattatcaacttgattcactcttgacttagtcttgatcaaccttgaatctttccaactctcttcatttgggtgatgtcttgaaggtaaacatgaatgatcacacaatcttcttcttcaaaacatgcttgcaataagctcaacactcacattaccaatctttggataattccttaatagcaccttggtcaactcataaactccttgaaaccaacacatggacttcaagaaaagcctatggacaaaaccttcaaatataactcaaggcaaccattagtccatagagattgtcatctaTTAGCAAAACCAAACATGgaggcaccgcatgttctttcacatgcCCTTAGCACTTCCAGGTAGAAATCTTCTACTGGTGGATGTGCTGGAGACAAGTTTTCTGAATGCGCTCCTTGCTTCATTGTACTCACTAAATTGCACAAAatatatatatttttgaaaaaaaaggaattttcccaatttgcatccaaaccacaacaATACCATGTAAAAACATAATTTAGATACAGTTTTAACTTCTTGTTAGAACTGCACAACAATACTGAATTGCACAACTAACAGATTTTCTCTTGGCACACATTACATTTTTGGGTATCCATACAGATTCAAAGTTAATCTGTGCCTGAACATAATCTTTGTTGGACTCCATGCGCCTCCTGACTATTTATCTATTGCTAGAAGAATTCATAAGGTGAAAGACTAGAACTACTTTGCACATATAGTTCCAAGATTACAAGCGAAGTGGTGGTAGGTGGCGGCGCTGCCACCGAGGATGATCAGGTTGTAGCCTGCCGCGTACTTGCAGAGGTCGGCGCCGAAGGAAACAGGGGAGGGCGGAGGTGATAGCGATTAGGAGGGTGAGGTGGTGGTGCTGGGTGGCGAGGCAACTGAGGGGTTGGTACACGGACGGTGCCGTCGACGTGCTTTGCGGAGGTCAGTGTCCGAGAGAATCTGCATCAGCGACACATAATGAGTCATGTGTGGGGGAgacgagaaagaggagagataaggtgaggaggagtggggcgtggtggtggttggtggtcgaagTGAGCGGAGACATGGGGATGGACGATGCCGGCAATGGCCACCATGAcagattgttccagaggcttccttttttagtTGATCAataatgaggttgtgggagataaggatgaacgagggaagaccttatctgCAAACGTGGAGATGAGTGCGGGTATTTTTGTTGTAAAATTGCCATAATTTGTTTCctgtccgtcagatatagatcggacagcctatattgcaggacgaCAAGtacatcatcatcaactctgtttTTTGTAAGAGTAGAGACATTCGTATGTAATGCATATAAAAAACTCTAAAAAAACTTGtatctaggaacggagggagtagctatctGAATTTACACGCTAACATGAAAATCAGTGGCAAATTTTGACAAACTAGAAAGAAACATACAAGGAGAACTGAGCACTTTGCACATTGTTCAGCAAGGCAAGCTCTTGGAGCTGGAGCTGGCCACCAGCTGCTTAGCGTTGGTCATGTCGACGGACGCCGTGGCTCGCCGCATGATGGACCTCATGTTCATGTCCAGGCTCTGCTTCACTATCCTGTCCACGGCGCTCCGGCAAGCCCTCGTCCCGTCGGCaccgccgtcgttgccatggcacGCCGGCGGCGCTGCGGCCTCCATGCGCGGGCCGGAGTGCGCCCTGATCCGGTCCTGCCCGTCGTCCTTGAACCACTGCAGGATCTTGGCCGCCCTGCTGCGCGCGAGGGGGCTCCCGAGCAGCGACACCTCGAGGAGCGCCTGCACGGCCCCGAGCGGGCGCATCCGCCGCAGCagcgcccggccgccgccgccgccgccgtgcgcgAGCGCCATGACCAGGTACGTCGCGTCCTCCTGGCACCCCGCGCTCTCGTGCCGCGCCATGGCCTCCACCAGCGCCCTCGGCGCCTCCTCGTCCTCCGCCATCTCCCGCCTccccgccgcgctcgccgccgccacgtCCGCCAGGACGCCGAGCGCCGCCTCCGCTACCGCCTCGGTACGCTCCAGCAGGGAGGGCGCCAGGAGCGCGCGCACGGCGCCGCTGGTGACCACGGCCCGGACGTGCTCGAGCTTGGCGGAGAGGTTGCGGAGCGCGGCCAGGCACGCCAGCCTCGTGTCGGCCGGGACGTCGGTGGGGGTGAGCGTCGCGACGAGGAACGGGAGGAGGTCGGCCGTGGAGAGCGGGAAGTCGGTGTTGGCCAGCGAGGAGACGGAGAGGAGGAGCAGGGCGAGGTCGTGGCTTCCCGACAGGTCCATGAGTCGTGGGAGCTTCTTGAGCAGGCCGGCCTTCACTATGTGCACCTTGTTTCTGAAACCAAAAGATGACAGTAACATGCTTCTTCAGAGGATCAACCACACGACAATCACACATCAAAAGTACATCTACTGTAaaaaaaaacactcttatattatgagacagagggagtaatacTGAAAAAGAGATTAATAGTTCTAGCATCTGTTGAGCACAAGATCTCTTATGGTgtggttagatttgttttttaaGAAAAGTTGATGGAAAAAAAATACGAGGAAGAAGAACTGATTGAGAAATGTGGGAATGGGATTATGCACCAAACTCTAGTTGGAGCAAGcaaattactactccctctgtaccataatgtaagacgtttttttgactCTAGTATAGTGTTAAAAAATGTTTTaaggacggaggaagtacttggtACGCTCTCTGTTTCTAAACTGATATATTTAGGACCGGAGGGAGTAGATGGGTTCTGCGTGCATAGACACTTATGGTGTCCGTGCACAGCTGTGGTTCGTTAGGGAGGCGACT is from Triticum aestivum cultivar Chinese Spring chromosome 1B, IWGSC CS RefSeq v2.1, whole genome shotgun sequence and encodes:
- the LOC123099595 gene encoding uncharacterized protein, translated to MGEVGGGDGAAMRRAVRRLSLGAATEGEWAEAAGEVGRLARSDERTKRALPELGVVPPLVSMLADAGAGAGARLAAARALLELARGTHRNKVHIVKAGLLKKLPRLMDLSGSHDLALLLLSVSSLANTDFPLSTADLLPFLVATLTPTDVPADTRLACLAALRNLSAKLEHVRAVVTSGAVRALLAPSLLERTEAVAEAALGVLADVAAASAAGRREMAEDEEAPRALVEAMARHESAGCQEDATYLVMALAHGGGGGGRALLRRMRPLGAVQALLEVSLLGSPLARSRAAKILQWFKDDGQDRIRAHSGPRMEAAAPPACHGNDGGADGTRACRSAVDRIVKQSLDMNMRSIMRRATASVDMTNAKQLVASSSSKSLPC